Proteins found in one Sporosarcina sp. FSL K6-3457 genomic segment:
- a CDS encoding F0F1 ATP synthase subunit delta: MSKSVAAKRYALALFELAQQNGQIVSIQEDLQELKKVFQDNKGLGQLLESPKLPLVKKKELLADLFKGADQLILNALYVLLDGKRINEVIHFVDEFNTFANDAVGVAEATVYSTLSLSDEQSQSISNAFAQKVGKQSLRIDNIIDPALIGGIRLQIGNQIYDSSVSAKLERLKRDLIGS; this comes from the coding sequence ATGAGCAAATCGGTTGCAGCAAAACGCTATGCACTCGCATTATTTGAACTTGCACAACAAAATGGACAAATCGTTTCAATTCAAGAAGATCTTCAAGAATTGAAAAAGGTTTTCCAAGACAATAAAGGACTTGGGCAATTGCTTGAGTCACCTAAATTACCACTAGTAAAAAAGAAAGAACTGCTTGCAGACCTATTCAAAGGAGCGGATCAGCTCATTTTGAATGCACTGTACGTCCTGCTTGACGGGAAACGCATTAACGAAGTGATTCACTTTGTTGATGAATTTAACACATTTGCAAATGATGCAGTTGGCGTTGCCGAGGCTACAGTATATTCTACACTGTCACTTTCGGATGAACAAAGCCAATCCATTTCCAATGCGTTCGCACAAAAAGTCGGTAAACAGTCCTTGCGAATTGACAATATCATCGATCCAGCGCTCATTGGAGGCATCCGTCTCCAAATCGGCAACCAAATCTACGACAGTAGTGTAAGCGCGAAGCTTGAACGTCTGAAACGAGATCTTATCGGATCATAA
- the atpA gene encoding F0F1 ATP synthase subunit alpha, translating to MSIKAEEISVLIKQQIENYQSELKVSEVGTVIKIGDGIALAHGLDNVMAGELLEFSTGVLGMAQNLEANNVGIVILGPYTDIKEGDEVRRTGRIMEVPVGKEMIGRVVNPLGQPVDGLGPIATTKSRPIESPAQGVMARKSVHEPLQTGIKAIDALVPIGRGQRELIIGDRQTGKTTVAIDTILNQADQDMICIYVAIGQKESTVRGVVETLRKNGALDYTIVVTASASQPAPLLYLAPYAGITMAEEFMFDGKHVLIVYDDLSKQAAAYRELSLLLRRPPGREAYPGDVFYLHSRLLERAAKLNDTLGAGSITALPFVETQAGDISAYIPTNVISITDGQIFLQSDLFFSGVRPAINPGLSVSRVGGSAQIKAMKKVAGTLRLDLAAFRELEAFSQFGSNLDAATQAKLDRGVRTVEILKQDLNKPFKVEQQVVVLYALTRGHLDNIAVKDILRFESEILSWLETNHTDVYDHIRKTKDLPADDVMVAAINAFKKIFVPAE from the coding sequence ATGAGCATCAAAGCTGAAGAAATCAGCGTTCTCATAAAACAGCAGATTGAAAATTATCAATCTGAGTTGAAAGTGAGCGAAGTAGGTACAGTTATCAAGATTGGTGACGGTATCGCACTTGCTCATGGCCTCGACAACGTCATGGCTGGAGAACTTCTTGAGTTCTCTACTGGTGTTCTAGGTATGGCGCAAAACTTGGAAGCGAACAACGTAGGTATCGTTATCCTTGGCCCATACACAGACATTAAAGAAGGCGATGAAGTACGTCGTACAGGTCGTATTATGGAAGTACCAGTTGGGAAAGAAATGATTGGACGTGTTGTCAATCCACTGGGACAACCAGTTGATGGACTAGGTCCGATTGCAACAACAAAATCTCGTCCAATTGAAAGCCCTGCACAAGGGGTTATGGCGCGTAAATCCGTTCATGAGCCACTTCAAACAGGCATTAAAGCGATTGATGCACTAGTTCCAATCGGTCGTGGACAGCGTGAATTGATCATCGGTGACCGTCAAACAGGTAAAACAACTGTTGCCATCGATACAATTCTAAACCAAGCTGACCAAGATATGATTTGTATCTACGTAGCAATCGGTCAAAAAGAATCTACAGTTCGTGGTGTTGTTGAAACACTCCGTAAAAACGGCGCGCTTGATTATACAATCGTCGTAACGGCTTCTGCTTCACAACCAGCACCACTTCTATACCTTGCACCTTATGCAGGAATTACAATGGCTGAAGAATTCATGTTTGATGGTAAGCACGTTCTGATTGTATACGATGACCTTTCGAAACAAGCAGCTGCATACCGTGAACTGTCCTTGCTACTTCGTCGTCCTCCGGGTCGTGAAGCTTATCCTGGTGACGTCTTCTATCTTCACTCCCGCCTTCTTGAGCGTGCAGCGAAGTTGAACGATACACTTGGCGCAGGTTCAATTACAGCCTTGCCATTCGTTGAAACACAAGCCGGAGATATCTCTGCTTATATTCCAACAAACGTGATTTCCATCACGGATGGTCAAATCTTCCTTCAGTCTGACTTGTTCTTCTCGGGTGTACGTCCAGCCATTAACCCTGGTCTTTCCGTATCCCGCGTAGGTGGTTCAGCACAGATTAAAGCAATGAAAAAAGTTGCGGGAACACTGCGTCTTGACCTTGCAGCATTCCGTGAACTTGAAGCATTCTCTCAGTTCGGTTCTAACCTTGATGCTGCAACACAAGCGAAGCTAGACCGTGGAGTGCGCACAGTTGAAATCTTGAAACAAGATTTGAACAAACCATTCAAAGTGGAACAACAAGTTGTTGTGCTTTACGCGTTAACGCGTGGACACCTCGATAACATCGCAGTAAAAGATATCTTACGTTTCGAAAGTGAGATTCTAAGCTGGCTTGAAACGAACCACACTGACGTATACGATCATATTCGCAAGACAAAAGATCTTCCAGCAGACGACGTAATGGTAGCAGCAATTAACGCGTTCAAGAAAATCTTCGTTCCAGCGGAATAA
- the atpE gene encoding F0F1 ATP synthase subunit C, translating into MVGSVGLLAAAIAIGLGALGAGLGAGLVVSRTQEGIARQPEARGILQTNMFVGVALVEVVPIFAAVIAFIVMNK; encoded by the coding sequence ATGGTAGGTTCAGTTGGTCTATTAGCAGCAGCAATCGCAATCGGTTTAGGAGCACTAGGAGCAGGTCTAGGAGCAGGTCTTGTTGTATCACGCACACAAGAAGGAATTGCACGTCAACCAGAAGCACGCGGTATTCTTCAAACAAACATGTTCGTCGGTGTTGCACTTGTTGAGGTTGTTCCGATTTTCGCAGCAGTTATCGCGTTCATCGTAATGAACAAATAA
- the atpF gene encoding F0F1 ATP synthase subunit B: MFLDTFALLAADGGAASGLAKLNNPDGLNLGDIIVTVVFFTILMLLLKKFAWGPLMGIMDQRAQMISNEIEAAEKSRLESHKLLEEQRELLKEARDNAQSIVENAQKQAETHREELISTARAEANRMKEAAVLEIATEKDKAVAAVREEFVSLSILAASKVLGKEISEDDNRALIEETIAKAGEGR, from the coding sequence GTGTTTTTGGATACCTTCGCCTTATTGGCAGCTGATGGTGGAGCTGCTAGTGGATTGGCAAAATTAAATAACCCAGATGGTCTTAACCTCGGCGATATTATCGTCACGGTGGTATTTTTCACGATACTCATGTTACTTCTGAAGAAGTTTGCATGGGGACCACTTATGGGCATCATGGATCAACGAGCACAAATGATTTCAAATGAAATTGAAGCAGCTGAAAAAAGTCGCTTGGAGTCACATAAACTTCTGGAAGAACAACGCGAGTTGTTGAAAGAAGCACGTGATAACGCACAATCGATTGTTGAAAATGCTCAGAAACAAGCTGAAACACACCGTGAAGAATTGATCAGCACGGCGCGTGCAGAAGCGAATCGCATGAAAGAAGCAGCAGTGCTTGAAATTGCGACAGAAAAGGACAAAGCCGTTGCGGCAGTCCGCGAAGAATTCGTATCACTTTCCATCCTTGCAGCGTCTAAAGTTCTTGGGAAAGAGATTTCCGAAGACGATAACCGCGCATTGATTGAAGAGACGATTGCGAAGGCAGGCGAGGGCCGATGA
- the atpB gene encoding F0F1 ATP synthase subunit A → MEHGNPLYTVFEDTAFEMTFNLSNVLMLFITCLIVFLIAIFATRNLQLKPTGMQNFFEWVMDFVKGIIKSNMDWKTGGRFHVLGITLIMFLFVANVLGLPMAIYWKGDLWWKSPTADPVVTLTLASMVIVLTHYYGIKMAGMKEYGKGYLKPLPFLAPLKVVEEFANTLTLGLRLYGNIYAGEVLLGLLAGLATSGILGLFGAVVPSLAWMGFSIFVGGIQSFIFVMLSMVYMSHKVATDH, encoded by the coding sequence ATGGAACATGGAAATCCGTTATACACGGTTTTCGAAGATACAGCATTCGAAATGACATTTAACTTATCAAACGTCTTAATGCTCTTCATCACATGTCTAATTGTCTTCCTCATCGCGATTTTCGCTACACGTAATTTACAGCTAAAGCCGACAGGGATGCAAAATTTCTTTGAATGGGTTATGGATTTCGTCAAAGGGATTATCAAGAGTAATATGGACTGGAAAACGGGTGGACGATTCCACGTATTGGGAATCACCCTAATCATGTTCCTCTTTGTAGCGAACGTATTAGGACTTCCAATGGCAATCTACTGGAAAGGGGATCTTTGGTGGAAATCACCAACTGCTGACCCTGTAGTTACATTGACACTCGCTAGTATGGTCATTGTTCTCACACATTATTACGGTATTAAGATGGCAGGTATGAAAGAATACGGAAAAGGCTACCTTAAGCCGCTCCCTTTCCTTGCACCGCTTAAAGTCGTCGAGGAATTTGCAAATACGCTGACACTCGGTCTGCGTCTTTATGGTAACATCTATGCTGGTGAAGTTCTTCTTGGCCTACTGGCTGGACTTGCGACATCAGGCATACTTGGGTTGTTTGGAGCAGTTGTTCCGTCCCTTGCTTGGATGGGCTTCTCGATTTTCGTCGGGGGGATCCAGTCATTTATCTTCGTTATGTTGTCGATGGTCTACATGTCACACAAAGTGGCAACAGACCATTAA
- the atpG gene encoding ATP synthase F1 subunit gamma — protein sequence MASLRDIENRIKSTKKTSQITKAMQMVSASKLARAESNATAFVPYMEKIQEVVGSIAAGTKDSGHPMLVSRPVKKTGYVVITSDRGLVGGYNANILRTVKRAIETRHASKDEVMIIAIGRKGLEFFQRLDFNIVESVEGISDHPSFDEIKDVANRAVGMFTEGAYDEVYLYYNHFVSAISSEVTEKKLLPLTDIISASGTTTSYEFEPSGEAILEVLLPQYAESLIFGALIDGKASEHASSMTAMKTASDNAADLIDSLTLSFNRARQAAITQEITEIVGGVAALE from the coding sequence GTGGCATCATTACGCGATATAGAAAACCGTATTAAATCGACGAAGAAAACAAGTCAAATTACCAAAGCGATGCAAATGGTTTCCGCTTCCAAATTGGCTCGTGCCGAAAGTAACGCGACAGCGTTTGTTCCGTACATGGAGAAAATTCAAGAAGTTGTGGGGTCAATTGCCGCGGGTACAAAAGATTCTGGTCACCCAATGCTCGTTTCACGTCCAGTTAAAAAGACGGGTTACGTTGTCATTACTTCGGATCGTGGACTCGTAGGGGGCTATAATGCCAACATCCTGCGCACGGTTAAACGCGCAATCGAAACACGTCACGCGTCGAAAGACGAAGTGATGATTATTGCAATCGGACGGAAAGGTCTCGAATTTTTCCAACGTCTTGATTTCAATATTGTTGAAAGCGTTGAAGGAATCAGTGATCATCCTTCATTCGATGAAATAAAAGACGTCGCTAATCGCGCTGTTGGCATGTTCACAGAAGGCGCGTACGATGAAGTGTACTTGTATTACAATCACTTCGTCTCCGCCATCTCAAGTGAAGTGACGGAAAAGAAATTACTTCCGCTCACGGACATCATATCGGCATCGGGAACGACGACTTCATATGAGTTTGAGCCATCAGGCGAAGCGATTCTTGAAGTACTTCTTCCACAATATGCGGAAAGCCTCATTTTCGGTGCATTGATTGATGGGAAGGCAAGTGAACATGCTTCCAGTATGACAGCGATGAAGACTGCTTCAGATAATGCTGCAGATTTAATAGATTCTTTAACACTTTCATTCAACCGTGCACGACAAGCTGCGATTACTCAAGAAATTACAGAAATCGTCGGCGGCGTCGCAGCTCTTGAATAA